From the Maioricimonas rarisocia genome, one window contains:
- a CDS encoding DUF6807 domain-containing protein → MPRLLQTVSALLLAVVASTGFASEPVAFDQQDDRLVISVGNEPFAEYVFRDEKIPRPYFAHVKAPGSVQVTRSHPPVEGTDRTDHATMHPGIWLAFGDLDGADFWRNKARIEHVRFTNSPTGGPGKGEFIEEKRYLREDGSEICRERFRCVIIPRAGGRLLVWDSTFTGKRPFTFGDQEEMGLGMRVATPLSEVERGRLLDSEGRTGAEAIWSYAARWCDYSGTIDGRPVGMTLMSHPENFRESWLHARNYGFVAANPFGRKAMNKGPASQVTVEPGESLQLRFAVWIHSGNGGDPESIASAYDDFVTLTQASDTK, encoded by the coding sequence ATGCCGCGACTCCTGCAAACGGTTTCCGCCCTGCTTCTCGCCGTGGTCGCCTCCACCGGCTTCGCATCGGAGCCGGTCGCGTTTGATCAGCAGGATGACCGACTCGTCATCTCTGTCGGCAACGAGCCGTTCGCCGAGTACGTGTTCCGCGATGAGAAAATCCCCCGGCCGTACTTCGCTCACGTGAAGGCGCCCGGCAGCGTTCAGGTGACCCGCAGTCATCCCCCCGTCGAAGGGACTGACCGGACCGATCACGCCACCATGCATCCGGGTATCTGGCTCGCTTTCGGCGATCTTGACGGAGCCGACTTCTGGCGCAACAAAGCCCGCATCGAACACGTCCGCTTCACCAACTCGCCGACTGGTGGACCGGGCAAGGGCGAATTCATTGAGGAGAAACGCTACCTCCGCGAGGATGGCTCCGAAATCTGCCGCGAACGGTTTCGGTGTGTGATCATCCCCCGCGCCGGAGGCCGCCTGCTCGTGTGGGATTCGACGTTCACCGGCAAGCGTCCATTCACGTTCGGCGACCAGGAAGAGATGGGGCTCGGCATGCGGGTCGCGACTCCCTTGAGCGAAGTCGAAAGAGGCCGGCTGCTCGACTCCGAAGGCCGGACCGGAGCTGAGGCCATCTGGAGTTACGCCGCTCGCTGGTGCGACTACAGCGGCACGATCGACGGCAGGCCCGTCGGCATGACGCTGATGAGCCACCCCGAAAACTTCCGCGAGAGCTGGCTGCATGCCCGCAATTACGGGTTCGTTGCCGCCAACCCGTTCGGCCGCAAGGCGATGAACAAAGGCCCCGCCAGCCAGGTCACCGTCGAACCCGGTGAGTCGCTGCAGCTGCGGTTTGCCGTCTGGATTCATTCCGGCAACGGCGGCGACCCGGAATCGATCGCATCCGCATACGACGACTTCGTCACGCTCACCCAGGCATCCGATACGAAGTGA
- a CDS encoding IS110 family RNA-guided transposase: MSTVARFVGLDYHDDSVRVCVMDSQGNVLASRDVDNHWCDVASLVEHTLPDGCEQFTVEASLEACNGAAHLAHELIERAGWSVRLGHAGIVNRMKQNPDKSDKADAFILADLVRIGYLPRVWLAPQEIQDLRTLVRLRTQYVKRQTEIKLRIRALLRGLRLKAPKDINPWTRAWLAWLKATEMNEITTFVRDEHIEELERIKEKIGRVEAQLKKVTRGDAVVARLLSLDGVGWITAITMRAEIAHFERFNSGKQLARYCGVTPRNASSGKRQADAGLVKAGNNHLRQVLIQAAHRLINFDPHWKAFAHRLKKQGKEYNVIVAAVANRWVRRLYHHMQPERLLSP, encoded by the coding sequence ATGTCGACCGTAGCACGTTTTGTCGGACTCGACTACCACGACGATTCTGTGAGGGTGTGCGTGATGGATTCCCAGGGCAACGTCCTCGCCAGCCGCGATGTGGACAACCACTGGTGTGACGTCGCGTCCCTGGTCGAGCACACGCTTCCGGACGGCTGCGAACAGTTCACCGTGGAGGCATCACTCGAAGCCTGCAACGGAGCAGCACACCTGGCACACGAACTCATCGAACGGGCCGGTTGGTCCGTCCGACTGGGACATGCGGGGATCGTCAATCGCATGAAGCAGAACCCCGACAAGAGCGATAAGGCGGACGCATTCATCCTCGCGGACCTGGTCCGGATCGGCTATCTGCCCCGCGTCTGGCTGGCACCGCAGGAGATCCAGGATCTGCGGACGCTCGTGCGACTGAGAACCCAGTACGTGAAACGACAGACCGAAATCAAACTGCGAATCCGTGCCCTCTTGCGAGGTCTGCGACTGAAGGCCCCGAAAGACATCAATCCCTGGACCCGGGCCTGGTTGGCGTGGCTGAAAGCCACTGAGATGAACGAAATCACGACCTTCGTCCGCGATGAACACATCGAGGAACTCGAACGGATCAAGGAGAAGATCGGCCGCGTCGAAGCCCAACTCAAGAAGGTGACCAGGGGCGACGCCGTCGTGGCCCGCCTGCTGTCCCTGGACGGCGTCGGCTGGATCACCGCGATCACCATGCGGGCCGAGATTGCCCACTTCGAACGGTTCAACTCCGGCAAGCAGCTGGCCCGCTACTGCGGAGTCACGCCCAGGAACGCCTCGTCCGGAAAACGACAGGCCGATGCCGGCCTGGTCAAGGCGGGCAACAACCACCTGCGGCAGGTGCTCATTCAGGCGGCCCACCGACTGATCAACTTTGACCCTCACTGGAAGGCATTTGCCCACCGTCTCAAGAAACAGGGCAAGGAGTACAACGTGATTGTGGCGGCGGTCGCCAACCGCTGGGTGCGTCGACTGTATCACCACATGCAGCCGGAGCGACTGCTCAGCCCCTGA
- a CDS encoding sulfatase family protein, with the protein MTRHLLACMALVAMLAGRLAADERLNILYIMSDDHAAHAIGAYGGRLAKLNPTPNIDRLAKEGILFENAFVTNSICTPSRACVLTGQYPHRNGVYDLGGRIEPARQTLAHEMKRAGYHTAMIGKWHLKEEPAAFDYYCVLPGQGKYHDPVFRKQGDKPWPKNTFTVEGKHSSDAITDISLEWLEEGWNREQPFFLMHHFKAPHDYFENAARYQDYLADVEIPQPDTLADPYAGDFGSIATRGANDELVRYLATSVGPRNVRRSYADDLPRMFPEEFPEDYDPSKLSDDEIKRLAYNAYLRKFLRCVKGVDDNLARLFAYLEETGQMDNTVIIYTGDQGFMLGEHDYQDKRWMYEESERMPLLIRYPKTIKAGSRTDAIVENVDFAPTMLDFAGVKAPESMQGRSFRSICETGQEPEDWKQAAYYRYWMHLAHHFNPAHVGIRTKTHKLIYYYGCDYEGRNQTPPAWELYDLVKDPKETVNQYDNPEYASVVQDLKAQLAELREQVGDTGEDYPAAERVIQEFWDYDRTDRARAEQISHEYLQSVLDQK; encoded by the coding sequence ATGACCAGGCACCTGCTGGCGTGCATGGCTCTTGTCGCCATGCTGGCCGGGCGACTCGCGGCCGACGAACGTCTGAACATCCTCTACATCATGTCGGACGACCATGCCGCCCACGCCATCGGAGCCTACGGCGGTCGCCTCGCCAAACTGAACCCCACCCCCAACATCGACCGACTGGCGAAGGAAGGAATCCTCTTCGAGAACGCCTTCGTCACCAACTCGATCTGCACGCCCTCGCGGGCCTGTGTCCTCACCGGTCAGTATCCGCACCGCAACGGCGTCTACGACCTGGGCGGCCGCATCGAACCGGCTCGTCAGACACTCGCCCACGAGATGAAGCGGGCCGGCTATCACACCGCGATGATCGGCAAATGGCATCTCAAGGAAGAACCGGCCGCGTTCGACTACTACTGTGTTCTTCCCGGACAGGGGAAATACCACGACCCGGTGTTTCGCAAGCAGGGAGACAAGCCCTGGCCGAAGAACACCTTCACTGTTGAAGGCAAACATTCCTCCGACGCCATCACCGACATCTCGCTCGAATGGCTCGAGGAAGGCTGGAACCGCGAGCAGCCGTTCTTCCTGATGCACCACTTCAAGGCACCGCACGACTACTTCGAGAACGCGGCCCGCTATCAGGATTACCTCGCCGACGTCGAGATCCCGCAGCCGGACACGCTGGCCGATCCGTATGCCGGCGACTTCGGCTCGATCGCAACACGCGGTGCCAATGATGAACTGGTCCGCTATCTGGCCACTTCGGTCGGTCCGCGAAATGTCCGCCGTTCGTACGCCGACGACCTTCCCCGCATGTTCCCCGAAGAGTTTCCTGAAGACTACGATCCGTCGAAGCTGAGCGACGACGAGATCAAGCGGCTGGCCTACAACGCCTACCTCCGCAAGTTCCTGCGGTGCGTGAAGGGAGTCGACGACAACCTCGCTCGGCTGTTCGCCTACCTCGAAGAGACCGGCCAGATGGACAACACCGTCATCATCTACACCGGCGATCAGGGGTTCATGCTCGGCGAGCACGACTACCAGGACAAGCGATGGATGTATGAAGAGTCGGAGCGCATGCCGCTGCTGATCCGGTATCCGAAGACGATCAAGGCGGGCAGCCGGACCGATGCGATTGTCGAGAATGTCGACTTCGCACCGACGATGCTCGACTTCGCCGGCGTGAAGGCACCCGAGTCGATGCAGGGCCGCTCGTTCCGTTCGATCTGCGAAACCGGGCAGGAACCGGAAGACTGGAAGCAGGCCGCCTACTACCGCTACTGGATGCACCTGGCACACCACTTCAACCCCGCGCACGTCGGCATCCGCACGAAAACGCACAAGCTCATCTACTACTATGGCTGCGACTACGAGGGCCGCAATCAGACGCCCCCCGCGTGGGAACTGTACGACCTGGTCAAGGATCCGAAAGAAACCGTCAACCAGTACGACAACCCGGAGTACGCCAGCGTCGTCCAGGACCTGAAGGCACAACTGGCCGAACTGCGTGAGCAGGTGGGTGATACCGGCGAGGATTATCCGGCAGCCGAGCGTGTCATTCAGGAGTTCTGGGATTACGATCGGACCGACCGCGCCCGTGCCGAGCAGATCTCACATGAGTACCTGCAGTCGGTCCTCGACCAGAAGTGA
- a CDS encoding tagaturonate epimerase family protein produces the protein MSDQANTGCVTLGLAPSFGFGDRIGLATPGHVEAMKRSGNGIEPIFPQQSIREMTRTQRTAQQVMDDALNGARQAGWTGRIGADADHLKTPADVDLTAAVGFTFFTIDPSDDVDQKADDYDEATLREKFAAARDAAPWYDSYLGKTVELPTGTTIELNEEACMRAAVKYGPAIRRALDLGDHIRKVNEAAGRDYEIELSVDETDQPTTLAEHYIIADQCLKGGMKLVSLAPRFIGELEKGVDYKGDVAALEASLNDHAAIAEQLGPYKLSLHSGSDKLSMYPALARATKGRFHVKTAGTSYLEALRVVARHEEELFRQIVRFGRERYDTDKATYHVSATNDAVPPGDDLDATRLEQVYLERWADVPQGVGFTEPGRQILHCTFGSTLTDPELGPAVRSVLEAHPDTYREVLADHFSRHLEALAAGM, from the coding sequence ATGAGCGATCAGGCAAACACGGGCTGCGTCACACTCGGTCTGGCACCAAGTTTCGGATTCGGCGACCGGATCGGGCTCGCCACCCCGGGGCACGTCGAGGCGATGAAGCGGTCGGGCAACGGCATCGAGCCGATCTTCCCGCAGCAGTCGATCCGCGAAATGACGCGAACGCAGCGGACCGCACAGCAGGTGATGGACGACGCATTGAACGGAGCCCGCCAGGCCGGCTGGACCGGACGCATCGGTGCCGATGCCGACCACCTCAAGACTCCCGCCGACGTCGATCTCACCGCCGCAGTCGGCTTCACGTTCTTCACGATCGATCCCTCCGACGACGTCGACCAGAAAGCGGACGACTACGACGAAGCGACGCTGCGGGAAAAGTTCGCCGCTGCTCGCGACGCCGCTCCGTGGTACGACAGCTACCTCGGCAAGACCGTGGAACTGCCGACTGGCACGACGATTGAACTGAATGAAGAAGCCTGCATGCGGGCGGCGGTGAAGTACGGACCGGCCATCCGCCGGGCACTCGACCTGGGGGATCACATCCGCAAGGTGAACGAAGCGGCCGGTCGCGACTACGAGATCGAACTCTCGGTCGACGAGACCGATCAGCCGACCACGCTCGCCGAGCATTACATCATCGCCGACCAGTGCCTCAAGGGAGGCATGAAGCTGGTCAGTCTGGCACCGCGGTTCATCGGCGAACTGGAAAAAGGTGTCGACTACAAAGGGGACGTGGCGGCACTCGAAGCGTCACTCAACGATCACGCCGCCATTGCCGAGCAGCTCGGCCCGTACAAGCTCAGCCTGCATTCCGGCTCGGACAAACTGTCGATGTATCCCGCTCTGGCCCGGGCGACGAAGGGTCGGTTCCACGTGAAGACGGCCGGCACCAGCTATCTCGAGGCCCTCCGCGTGGTGGCTCGCCACGAAGAGGAGCTGTTCCGCCAGATCGTCCGTTTCGGCCGCGAACGTTACGACACCGACAAGGCGACGTATCACGTTTCGGCAACCAACGATGCCGTCCCTCCCGGCGACGACCTCGATGCCACGCGACTCGAACAGGTGTATCTCGAACGCTGGGCGGACGTGCCGCAGGGTGTCGGCTTCACCGAACCGGGACGCCAGATCCTGCACTGCACGTTCGGCTCGACACTGACCGATCCGGAACTTGGCCCCGCCGTTCGCAGCGTGCTGGAAGCTCATCCGGACACCTACCGCGAAGTGCTCGCGGATCACTTCAGCCGTCACCTGGAAGCGCTTGCCGCGGGGATGTGA
- a CDS encoding DUF1501 domain-containing protein: MNHSIPRRNFLYGLGASLGSLAFSDLLSAEEKQKQGPLAPKQPHHPAKAKAVIMLFMEGGPSHIDTFDPKPKLDDLHLKDFVNEDDKISGMTNGSRFYVRSPFKFRRTGNAGIPMNEHFAHLADPEVADELCVYRGCQAESVNHPTALYHMNTGNKFGGDPAIGSWVNYGLGSENQNLPGYVVMTELAAPQGGSGNWSNGFLPAYYQGTRLRAEGSPILDLKPPAWKTREHQRANLDVLQEINRQHLAEHPQHDDLLARMENYELAFRMQMQVPDIIDLKNEPQHIQEMYGLDDKETAPFGRQCLMARRLVEQGVRFVQIFSGGWDSHDFIERAHQKRIYSVDKPIAALIKDLKARGMLDETLVVWTGEFGRTPDNNVRGGDAAIGRDHNADAMNMFFAGGGVKRGTVVGATDDIGAKAVDVVHPIRDVHVSLLHLLGLDDNKLTYFHGGRFKQLSQFGGEIIPEIMA; encoded by the coding sequence ATGAACCATTCCATCCCGCGTCGCAATTTTCTGTACGGTCTGGGGGCCTCCCTCGGGTCGCTCGCCTTCTCCGATCTGCTCTCCGCCGAGGAGAAGCAGAAGCAGGGTCCGCTCGCCCCGAAGCAGCCGCATCACCCGGCCAAGGCGAAGGCGGTCATCATGCTCTTCATGGAAGGGGGGCCGAGTCACATCGACACGTTCGACCCCAAGCCGAAGCTCGATGACCTGCACCTGAAAGACTTCGTCAACGAAGACGACAAGATCTCGGGGATGACCAACGGCAGCCGGTTCTACGTCCGCAGTCCGTTCAAGTTCCGCAGAACGGGCAACGCCGGCATCCCGATGAACGAGCACTTCGCTCACCTCGCCGATCCGGAAGTGGCCGACGAGCTCTGCGTCTATCGCGGCTGCCAGGCCGAATCGGTCAACCACCCAACCGCCCTGTATCACATGAACACGGGGAACAAGTTCGGTGGCGACCCGGCGATCGGTTCGTGGGTCAACTACGGACTCGGCTCGGAGAACCAGAATCTGCCCGGCTACGTCGTGATGACCGAACTGGCCGCCCCACAGGGGGGAAGCGGCAACTGGTCGAACGGCTTCCTGCCCGCCTATTACCAGGGAACACGGCTTCGTGCCGAAGGATCACCGATCCTCGATCTCAAGCCGCCGGCCTGGAAGACCCGCGAGCATCAGCGGGCGAACCTCGACGTCCTGCAGGAGATCAACCGCCAGCACCTGGCGGAACATCCACAGCATGACGACCTGCTCGCCCGCATGGAGAACTACGAACTCGCGTTCCGCATGCAGATGCAGGTTCCGGACATCATCGACCTGAAGAACGAACCGCAGCACATCCAGGAGATGTACGGGCTCGATGACAAGGAAACCGCTCCGTTCGGGCGGCAGTGCCTGATGGCCCGCCGGCTCGTTGAACAGGGTGTGCGGTTCGTGCAGATCTTCTCCGGCGGGTGGGATTCCCACGACTTCATCGAACGCGCCCACCAGAAGCGGATCTACTCGGTCGACAAACCGATTGCCGCCCTCATCAAGGACCTCAAGGCCCGCGGCATGCTGGACGAGACGCTCGTTGTCTGGACCGGCGAATTCGGACGCACCCCCGACAACAACGTCCGGGGTGGTGATGCCGCGATCGGTCGCGATCACAATGCCGACGCGATGAACATGTTCTTCGCCGGTGGCGGCGTCAAGCGGGGAACCGTCGTCGGGGCGACCGATGACATCGGCGCCAAAGCGGTCGACGTCGTGCACCCGATCCGCGACGTCCACGTCTCGCTGCTGCATCTGCTGGGACTGGATGACAACAAGCTGACGTACTTCCACGGCGGCCGGTTCAAGCAGCTCTCGCAGTTCGGCGGCGAGATCATCCCCGAGATCATGGCATAG
- a CDS encoding PSD1 and planctomycete cytochrome C domain-containing protein — MSAQLKLRTTGRLVLCAATIFAGLLTATPARAEEASAEADRIFAVHVLPLMKQKCFACHGNSPDDLKGELDLTSREAVLKGGESGEPTIVPGKPDAGLLLSAIRWEDYEMPPKQNDRLTDAQIEWFAKWVAAGAPWPDAETIARYQRESWESDSGDGMVVETSGGLSDEWTHRRYDPADIWAFLPVPSREEIVVPQGADHPIDAFLNARIHDAGLEPAGSADPVTLIRRATYDLIGLPPTPEETETFVAAWEQNADQAWLELIDRLLASPHYGERWAQHWLDVVRYADTSGFSNDWERSNAWRYRDYVIRSFNADKPYDRFIVEQIAGDELDPDDPEMIVAAGFLRMGPWEHTPMNPNKESRQQYLDDVVNGIGQTFLSTAMRCAKCHDHKFDPLPTRDYYRMYAALATTQLAERPAPYLPVENRHAFDEDRQHVERLLAFATNERDKLYAKREAAAKQWYAEHGRPEDYVPYEVRLKQRNVEKPPRFVGLSTDEQGILKVREQDVRIWTRRLERFQPLAQSVYNGGDLYQTSVRLRMPDPNKGWQMKKAQAMPETAIYAGGSVFAPEEPVTPGVLSGLGLPASASGSPGSDPYALPESMDGRRLALARWIANEDNPLTTRSIVNRLWHYHFGRGIAGNPNNFGATGKKPTHPELLDWLATEFVANGWSIKRMHRLIMTSDAYRRSTAHSNPETLAEKDPTHDLLAVFRPRRLTAEELRDTMLLLSGELNPEMGGLPARPEINMEVALAPRMIQFSLAPAWQPSRTPARRNRRSIYAYRVRGLPDPLMNVFNQPGADESCEMRDAPSVTPQVFTLMNSDVVTKRSIALAVRLENETPSPDRQIEQGYRLITGKGISPALLQKLVAHYEEMSGYHKQHQPERPEYPTQVTRSLVEEFSGDPFEYQEMLDIYEDYVPDVHAADVSPETRALADVCLLLLNSNAFMYVY, encoded by the coding sequence TTGAGCGCTCAACTGAAACTCCGCACGACAGGACGACTCGTCCTGTGTGCAGCCACGATCTTCGCGGGACTTCTCACGGCGACACCGGCACGGGCCGAAGAAGCGTCTGCCGAGGCGGACCGCATCTTCGCAGTCCACGTGCTGCCGCTGATGAAGCAGAAGTGCTTCGCCTGCCACGGCAATTCGCCGGACGACCTGAAAGGGGAACTCGACCTGACCAGCCGGGAGGCAGTCCTGAAGGGTGGCGAGTCGGGTGAGCCGACGATCGTCCCCGGCAAGCCGGACGCGGGTCTGCTGCTTTCCGCCATTCGGTGGGAAGATTACGAGATGCCCCCCAAGCAGAACGATCGTCTGACCGATGCGCAGATCGAATGGTTCGCAAAGTGGGTGGCCGCTGGAGCGCCGTGGCCCGACGCCGAGACGATTGCCCGCTATCAACGAGAGTCTTGGGAATCGGATTCCGGCGACGGTATGGTCGTCGAAACGAGCGGAGGTCTGAGCGACGAGTGGACTCACCGCCGCTACGATCCGGCCGACATCTGGGCCTTCCTGCCGGTTCCTTCGCGCGAGGAGATCGTCGTCCCTCAGGGAGCGGATCATCCGATCGACGCCTTTCTGAACGCCCGCATTCACGACGCGGGCCTCGAACCGGCCGGCTCCGCCGATCCCGTCACGCTGATCCGCCGTGCCACTTACGACCTGATCGGACTGCCGCCGACTCCCGAAGAGACCGAAACCTTCGTCGCCGCCTGGGAGCAGAACGCGGACCAGGCCTGGCTGGAGCTGATCGACCGTCTGCTGGCGAGCCCCCACTACGGCGAGCGATGGGCGCAGCACTGGCTCGACGTCGTCCGTTATGCCGACACCAGCGGTTTTTCGAACGACTGGGAGCGCTCGAACGCCTGGCGTTATCGCGACTACGTCATCCGTTCGTTCAACGCCGACAAGCCCTATGACCGATTCATCGTCGAACAGATCGCCGGCGACGAACTCGATCCGGACGATCCCGAGATGATCGTCGCAGCCGGCTTCCTGCGGATGGGCCCGTGGGAACACACGCCGATGAATCCCAACAAGGAAAGCCGCCAGCAGTACCTCGACGACGTCGTCAACGGCATCGGCCAGACGTTCCTGTCGACGGCCATGCGGTGCGCCAAGTGTCACGACCACAAGTTCGACCCGCTTCCTACGCGGGACTACTACCGCATGTACGCCGCTCTGGCGACGACTCAGCTCGCTGAACGCCCTGCCCCGTATCTTCCTGTCGAGAACCGGCACGCGTTCGACGAAGACCGGCAGCACGTCGAACGGTTGCTGGCGTTCGCTACGAACGAGCGGGACAAGCTGTACGCCAAGCGCGAAGCCGCTGCAAAGCAGTGGTACGCCGAGCATGGCCGCCCCGAGGATTACGTTCCGTACGAAGTCCGCCTGAAGCAGCGCAACGTCGAGAAGCCCCCCCGCTTCGTCGGACTGTCGACCGATGAGCAGGGGATTCTGAAAGTCCGCGAGCAGGATGTACGTATCTGGACGCGACGCCTCGAACGGTTCCAGCCGCTGGCACAAAGCGTCTACAACGGAGGCGACCTGTATCAGACATCGGTGCGGCTGCGGATGCCCGACCCGAACAAGGGCTGGCAGATGAAGAAGGCGCAGGCGATGCCGGAGACCGCCATCTACGCCGGGGGCAGCGTCTTCGCGCCGGAAGAACCGGTGACACCGGGCGTCCTCAGCGGTCTGGGTCTGCCGGCTTCCGCCAGCGGCTCGCCGGGGAGCGATCCATACGCCCTGCCGGAGAGCATGGACGGTCGGCGTCTGGCGCTGGCCCGCTGGATCGCCAACGAGGACAACCCGCTCACGACCCGCTCGATCGTCAACCGTCTCTGGCATTATCACTTTGGACGGGGCATCGCCGGCAATCCGAACAACTTCGGCGCAACCGGCAAGAAGCCGACGCATCCGGAACTGCTCGACTGGCTGGCGACCGAGTTCGTTGCCAACGGCTGGTCCATCAAGCGAATGCACCGGCTGATCATGACGTCAGACGCTTATCGTCGATCGACGGCCCACTCCAATCCGGAAACACTGGCGGAGAAAGATCCGACGCACGATCTGCTGGCGGTCTTCCGTCCCCGCCGACTCACCGCCGAAGAGCTTCGGGACACGATGCTGCTGCTGTCCGGAGAGCTGAACCCCGAGATGGGGGGCCTGCCGGCCCGTCCCGAAATCAATATGGAAGTCGCGCTGGCTCCACGGATGATCCAGTTCTCACTGGCTCCGGCCTGGCAGCCCTCCCGTACGCCGGCCCGCCGTAACCGCCGCTCGATCTACGCCTACCGTGTCCGCGGACTGCCGGACCCGCTGATGAACGTCTTCAATCAGCCCGGCGCGGACGAGTCGTGCGAGATGCGCGATGCTCCCAGCGTGACGCCCCAGGTGTTTACGTTGATGAACAGCGATGTCGTCACGAAGCGGTCGATCGCACTGGCGGTGCGGCTCGAGAACGAAACCCCCTCTCCCGACCGGCAGATCGAGCAGGGTTACCGCCTGATCACCGGCAAGGGGATCAGCCCGGCACTGCTGCAGAAACTGGTGGCCCACTACGAAGAGATGTCCGGCTACCACAAGCAGCACCAGCCGGAGCGTCCCGAATACCCCACGCAGGTCACCCGCTCACTGGTTGAAGAGTTCTCGGGCGACCCGTTCGAGTACCAGGAGATGCTGGACATTTATGAGGACTACGTCCCCGACGTTCATGCCGCCGATGTCTCGCCCGAAACCCGGGCCCTGGCGGATGTCTGCCTGCTCCTGCTGAACTCCAACGCCTTCATGTACGTGTACTGA
- a CDS encoding LamG-like jellyroll fold domain-containing protein: MNTDRIEELESLLLAWEDGTLDEEGIELLRAILRTDEKARTHFLQMQMLTAAMQLEGDAGLSLPPVDALRSDAGPQATSNARSRDRARRAYRLAAIVAGLLVCVLGGRLAWLEFGADPVTPKEAVATSDGLPTVSEEEPTARGIALVTKLVDVEWADQPGPVEVGDALTPGTFAIRSGFAQIEFFCGATVILEGPAEINLESPMLATVLSGRLRAHVPPAARGFSLDVGDMKVVDLGTEFGLSVSPEGADVQVFDGEVEVQNRSDERRRVTAGRGLVRKPGGELEETAATAENFVDFADLEARAQNQQNSRYARWQDWSESIRSDPRLIACYMFDEPESRRRVLESSLLPTNSELDGAIVGARRVEGRWDQKGALEFKRPGDQVRVQIPGEYGSLTFACWARIDSLDRWYNSLFLTDGYEEGEPHWQIRESGEMHFSVRAHERKTNKPPHRVIHSQPFWEPSMSGRWIHLATVFDIETGRVSHYLNGRVLDRNTIPENLLPESTRIGTASIGNWSVPTKPDASFAIRNLNGRIDEFLLFAAALTDDEIRDIYEHGKP; this comes from the coding sequence ATGAATACGGACCGAATTGAAGAACTGGAATCCCTGCTGCTGGCATGGGAAGACGGCACACTCGACGAAGAGGGAATCGAGCTGCTGCGGGCAATCCTGCGCACCGACGAAAAGGCCCGGACACACTTCCTGCAGATGCAGATGCTGACCGCAGCGATGCAACTCGAGGGAGATGCCGGCCTGTCGCTGCCTCCGGTCGACGCGTTGCGATCCGACGCCGGGCCGCAGGCAACATCGAATGCCCGATCTCGCGATCGCGCCCGTCGGGCCTATCGGCTGGCCGCGATCGTTGCCGGCCTGCTGGTCTGCGTGCTGGGAGGCCGCCTGGCCTGGCTCGAGTTCGGAGCCGATCCCGTCACCCCGAAGGAAGCTGTTGCGACCTCGGACGGTCTGCCGACGGTCAGCGAAGAAGAACCGACCGCGCGCGGCATCGCACTGGTGACGAAGCTGGTGGACGTCGAATGGGCCGATCAGCCGGGTCCGGTCGAAGTGGGTGACGCCCTGACGCCGGGAACGTTCGCGATCCGTTCCGGCTTTGCCCAGATCGAATTCTTCTGCGGCGCGACCGTGATTCTCGAGGGCCCCGCCGAGATCAACCTCGAATCCCCCATGCTGGCGACCGTTCTGAGTGGACGGCTGCGGGCCCACGTTCCTCCGGCCGCCCGCGGTTTCTCGCTCGATGTCGGCGATATGAAAGTGGTCGACCTGGGAACGGAGTTCGGCCTGTCCGTTTCTCCCGAAGGAGCCGACGTGCAGGTCTTCGACGGCGAAGTCGAAGTCCAGAACCGATCCGACGAGCGGCGACGTGTCACCGCGGGTCGCGGACTGGTCCGCAAGCCAGGCGGAGAACTCGAGGAGACCGCCGCGACCGCGGAGAACTTTGTCGACTTTGCAGATCTCGAAGCCCGTGCCCAGAACCAGCAGAACAGTCGCTACGCCCGCTGGCAGGACTGGTCGGAGTCGATCCGCAGCGATCCCCGCCTGATCGCCTGTTACATGTTCGACGAACCGGAATCCCGCCGCCGCGTCCTCGAAAGCTCGCTCCTGCCGACCAACAGCGAACTGGACGGCGCCATCGTCGGTGCCCGCCGCGTCGAAGGACGGTGGGACCAGAAGGGAGCGCTCGAATTCAAACGCCCCGGCGACCAGGTGCGGGTGCAGATTCCCGGCGAGTACGGCTCGCTGACGTTCGCGTGCTGGGCCCGCATCGACAGCCTCGACCGCTGGTACAACTCGCTGTTTCTTACGGACGGGTACGAAGAGGGAGAGCCACACTGGCAGATTCGCGAATCGGGCGAGATGCACTTCTCGGTTCGCGCTCACGAAAGAAAGACGAACAAGCCTCCGCATCGAGTCATCCATTCCCAGCCCTTCTGGGAACCCTCGATGAGCGGTCGCTGGATTCATCTGGCGACGGTCTTCGACATCGAGACAGGCCGCGTCAGTCACTACCTCAACGGTCGCGTCCTCGACCGCAATACCATCCCTGAGAATCTGCTTCCGGAGAGCACGCGGATCGGCACCGCCTCGATCGGAAACTGGTCGGTGCCAACCAAACCGGATGCCTCCTTTGCAATCCGCAATCTCAACGGACGCATTGATGAGTTCCTGCTGTTCGCGGCCGCTCTGACGGACGACGAAATCAGGGACATCTACGAACACGGCAAACCGTAA